A window of the Vespa velutina chromosome 7, iVesVel2.1, whole genome shotgun sequence genome harbors these coding sequences:
- the LOC124950309 gene encoding atypical protein kinase C isoform X5, translated as MSYSRLSPASSSRMMVQSKTTLGKFSDSFRRFLARLDDGKTLDKVFPNVPPAPGMPCQGEDRSIYRRGARRWRKLYRVNGHIFQAKRFNRRAFCAFCQDRIWGLGRQGFKCIQCKLLVHKKCHKVVRKPCLSMQQQQQQQQQQLQSTESQTIDRNGDQQQPDSLRCSPAAHLEDEIAESPIVEEHSRNRTGSYEGEELALDTVTGADNSNDMQRQYSLNDFELIRVIGRGSYAKVLMVELKRTKRIYAMKVIKKALVTDDEDIDWVQTEKHVFETASNHPFLVGLHSCFQTPSRLFFVIEFVRGGDLMFHMQRQRRLPEEHARFYAAEISLALNFLHEKGIIYRDLKLDNVLLDHEGHVKLTDYGMCKEGVRESDTTATFCGTPNYIAPEILRGEDYSFSVDWWALGVLLYEMLAGRSPFDIAGASENPDQNTEDYLFQVILQKTIRIPRSLSVKAASVLKGFLCKDPAERLGCGKRPSAFFDIVTHSFFKAIDWEMLEQKQVTPPYKPRLDSDRDLANFPPEFTDEPVHLTPDDPRVIDKIDQSEFEGFEYVNPLLMSLEDCV; from the exons ATGTCGTATTCGCGTTTATCACCTGCTTCCTCATCTCGTATGATGGTACAAAGCAAAACGACACTTGGTAAATTCTCTGACTCCTTTCGTAG ATTCTTGGCCCGATTAGACGATGGAAAAACTTTGGACAAAG TTTTTCCAAATGTGCCGCCCGCCCCAGGAATGCCTTGTCAAGGAGAAGACA GAAGCATATACAGACGCGGAGCACGTAGGTGGAGGAAGCTGTACCGGGTGAATGGACATATATTTCAGGCGAAACGCTTCAATCGG CGGGCGTTCTGCGCGTTCTGCCAGGATCGGATCTGGGGACTGGGTCGGCAGGGATTCAAGTGTATCCAGTGCAAGCTCCTTGTACACAAGAAATGTCACAAGGTGGTGCGGAAGCCCTGCTTGAGCatgcagcagcagcaacaacagcaacaacaacaattgcAGAGCACGGAATCCCAGACGATCGACAGGAACGGCGATCAACAACAGCCTGATTCTCTACGTTGCAGTCCGGCAGCTCATCTCGAAGACGAGATCGCTGAGTCGCCGATCGTTGAGGAGCACTCACGTAATC GAACCGGTAGCTACGAAGGGGAAGAATTGGCATTAGATACGGTTACTGGCGCTGATAATTCAAACGATATGCAGAGGCAATACTCGTTGAACGATTTCGAACTCATCAGGGTGATTGGTCGTGGTTCTTATGCAAAAGTTCTCATGGTCGAACTTAAACGTACCAAAAGGATCTATGCGATGAAGGTGATCAAGAAGGCATTGGTAACAGACGATGAGGATATTGACTGGGTGCAAACGGAGAAGCATGTATTTGAGACTGCCTCGAATCATCCCTTCCTCGTTGGCCTTCATTCGTGTTTCCAAACACCCTCTCGACTTTTCTTCGTCATCGAATTCGTCCGAGGTGGTGATCTTATGTTCCACATGCAAAGGCAGCGTCGACTTCCTGAGGAACATGCACGCTTTTATGCGGCTGAGATCAGTCTTGCGTTGAACTTCTTGCACGAGAAAG GTATAATATATCGAGATCTAAAACTGGATAACGTATTGCTGGATCATGAGGGTCACGTCAAGCTTACGGATTATGGAATGTGCAAGGAGGGTGTCCGAGAAAGCGATACCACTGCAACTTTCTGTGGAACACCTAACTATATAGCCCCGGAGATATTGCGTGGCGAGGATTATAGCTTTTCAGTCGATTGGTGGGCTCTTGGCGTTTTATTGTACGAAATGTTGGCGGGTCGTAGTCCCTTCGACATTGCCGGTGCTTCGGAGAATCCCGATCAGAATACCGAGGATTATCTCTTCCAAGTTATATTACAAAAGACGATTCGTATTCCGCGATCGTTATCGGTAAAGGCCGCTTCCGTTTTGAAAGGCTTCCTTTGCAAGGATCCCGCTGAGAGACTTGGTTGTGGAAAGAGGCCTTCGGCCTTTTTCGATATAGTCACGCATTCTTTCTTCAAGGCGATCGATTGGGAAATG CTTGAACAGAAGCAAGTCACGCCGCCATATAAACCACGCTTGGATTCTGACCGCGATTTGGCAAACTTCCCACCGGAGTTCACCGATGAGCCAGTACATCTGACGCCGGATGATCC gaGAGTGATCGATAAGATCGATCAGAGCGAGTTCGAGGGCTTCGAATACGTGAATCCATTACTAATGTCCCTGGAGGATTGTGTGTGA
- the LOC124950309 gene encoding atypical protein kinase C isoform X6, which produces MEQIFPNVPPAPGMPCQGEDRSIYRRGARRWRKLYRVNGHIFQAKRFNRRAFCAFCQDRIWGLGRQGFKCIQCKLLVHKKCHKVVRKPCLSMQQQQQQQQQQLQSTESQTIDRNGDQQQPDSLRCSPAAHLEDEIAESPIVEEHSRNRTGSYEGEELALDTVTGADNSNDMQRQYSLNDFELIRVIGRGSYAKVLMVELKRTKRIYAMKVIKKALVTDDEDIDWVQTEKHVFETASNHPFLVGLHSCFQTPSRLFFVIEFVRGGDLMFHMQRQRRLPEEHARFYAAEISLALNFLHEKGIIYRDLKLDNVLLDHEGHVKLTDYGMCKEGVRESDTTATFCGTPNYIAPEILRGEDYSFSVDWWALGVLLYEMLAGRSPFDIAGASENPDQNTEDYLFQVILQKTIRIPRSLSVKAASVLKGFLCKDPAERLGCGKRPSAFFDIVTHSFFKAIDWEMLEQKQVTPPYKPRLDSDRDLANFPPEFTDEPVHLTPDDPRVIDKIDQSEFEGFEYVNPLLMSLEDCV; this is translated from the exons ATGGAACAAA TTTTTCCAAATGTGCCGCCCGCCCCAGGAATGCCTTGTCAAGGAGAAGACA GAAGCATATACAGACGCGGAGCACGTAGGTGGAGGAAGCTGTACCGGGTGAATGGACATATATTTCAGGCGAAACGCTTCAATCGG CGGGCGTTCTGCGCGTTCTGCCAGGATCGGATCTGGGGACTGGGTCGGCAGGGATTCAAGTGTATCCAGTGCAAGCTCCTTGTACACAAGAAATGTCACAAGGTGGTGCGGAAGCCCTGCTTGAGCatgcagcagcagcaacaacagcaacaacaacaattgcAGAGCACGGAATCCCAGACGATCGACAGGAACGGCGATCAACAACAGCCTGATTCTCTACGTTGCAGTCCGGCAGCTCATCTCGAAGACGAGATCGCTGAGTCGCCGATCGTTGAGGAGCACTCACGTAATC GAACCGGTAGCTACGAAGGGGAAGAATTGGCATTAGATACGGTTACTGGCGCTGATAATTCAAACGATATGCAGAGGCAATACTCGTTGAACGATTTCGAACTCATCAGGGTGATTGGTCGTGGTTCTTATGCAAAAGTTCTCATGGTCGAACTTAAACGTACCAAAAGGATCTATGCGATGAAGGTGATCAAGAAGGCATTGGTAACAGACGATGAGGATATTGACTGGGTGCAAACGGAGAAGCATGTATTTGAGACTGCCTCGAATCATCCCTTCCTCGTTGGCCTTCATTCGTGTTTCCAAACACCCTCTCGACTTTTCTTCGTCATCGAATTCGTCCGAGGTGGTGATCTTATGTTCCACATGCAAAGGCAGCGTCGACTTCCTGAGGAACATGCACGCTTTTATGCGGCTGAGATCAGTCTTGCGTTGAACTTCTTGCACGAGAAAG GTATAATATATCGAGATCTAAAACTGGATAACGTATTGCTGGATCATGAGGGTCACGTCAAGCTTACGGATTATGGAATGTGCAAGGAGGGTGTCCGAGAAAGCGATACCACTGCAACTTTCTGTGGAACACCTAACTATATAGCCCCGGAGATATTGCGTGGCGAGGATTATAGCTTTTCAGTCGATTGGTGGGCTCTTGGCGTTTTATTGTACGAAATGTTGGCGGGTCGTAGTCCCTTCGACATTGCCGGTGCTTCGGAGAATCCCGATCAGAATACCGAGGATTATCTCTTCCAAGTTATATTACAAAAGACGATTCGTATTCCGCGATCGTTATCGGTAAAGGCCGCTTCCGTTTTGAAAGGCTTCCTTTGCAAGGATCCCGCTGAGAGACTTGGTTGTGGAAAGAGGCCTTCGGCCTTTTTCGATATAGTCACGCATTCTTTCTTCAAGGCGATCGATTGGGAAATG CTTGAACAGAAGCAAGTCACGCCGCCATATAAACCACGCTTGGATTCTGACCGCGATTTGGCAAACTTCCCACCGGAGTTCACCGATGAGCCAGTACATCTGACGCCGGATGATCC gaGAGTGATCGATAAGATCGATCAGAGCGAGTTCGAGGGCTTCGAATACGTGAATCCATTACTAATGTCCCTGGAGGATTGTGTGTGA